A window from Flavobacterium sp. 83 encodes these proteins:
- a CDS encoding DUF349 domain-containing protein translates to MLEEKNDNLLEADGSLENNSLELNQSDTIMETETIDESNDSVAVHSIDENVVTLAGAELAHDEPTIETENQSVLNAITEANAEESEDDTLKERHDIPMQDYDTLSLEELVEELKNLVTNEKVMSVKDHIEEIKKAFLAKYNHLLEEKKEEFLAENQDSNEEFQYHSPLKTQFDKYYSLFRDTKNTHFKSLQTNLKTNLDNRLAIVEELKELINPQENIKDTLKHFNDLRERWKNAGPIPKDKYNHVWNNFHFHVENFYDYLHLDREARDLDFKHNLEQKQKIVARVEELVKEADINKAFRELQDLHRIWKEDIGPVSREHRDEIWNKFSDLTKQMHDKREVLFENQRGTELENLEKKKEIIAKIEVLATEKVNAHSQWLAQIEKIEALRTDFFSAGKVPSDVNEETWASFKTAVRNFNSFKNSFYKDIKKDQNDNLSKKTALVAKAKELQENLDFAATTPIMKQIQDEWKQIGHVPRKYSDKIWKEFKDACNHYFDKLKEQKNEENGEEVEAFDNKKAYLETLREFQLTGDHKTDLDAIKLHIETWKNFGKVPFPRRHIEGKFNKILDALFEKLSLSKKDTDMMRFSNRMDNLSESNDTRKLDNEKIFLMRKIEEVQNEIFQLENNIQFFANTRNAKKENSIVLEVRKNIAIHKESLDVWKEKLKQLRNLKIE, encoded by the coding sequence ATGTTAGAAGAAAAGAATGATAACCTGCTGGAAGCAGATGGAAGTTTAGAGAATAATTCACTTGAATTAAATCAATCAGATACTATTATGGAAACTGAAACAATCGACGAAAGTAACGATAGCGTAGCTGTTCATTCTATTGACGAAAATGTTGTAACCCTTGCAGGGGCTGAGTTGGCACATGATGAACCTACTATAGAAACTGAAAATCAATCGGTATTAAACGCTATTACGGAGGCTAATGCTGAAGAAAGTGAAGATGACACGTTGAAAGAACGTCATGATATTCCGATGCAGGATTACGATACATTATCTCTTGAAGAACTGGTAGAAGAACTGAAAAATTTAGTTACCAATGAAAAAGTGATGTCTGTAAAGGATCATATCGAAGAAATCAAAAAAGCATTCTTAGCTAAATACAACCATCTACTTGAAGAGAAAAAGGAAGAATTCCTGGCTGAAAATCAAGATTCAAATGAAGAATTTCAATACCATTCTCCATTAAAAACTCAATTTGACAAGTACTACTCTCTTTTTAGAGATACTAAAAATACACATTTCAAGAGCTTACAAACGAATCTAAAAACTAATTTAGATAATCGTTTGGCTATTGTTGAGGAATTAAAAGAGCTAATCAATCCGCAGGAAAATATTAAAGATACCCTAAAGCATTTTAATGATTTAAGAGAACGATGGAAAAATGCGGGTCCAATTCCTAAGGATAAATACAACCATGTGTGGAATAACTTCCATTTTCATGTTGAAAATTTCTACGATTATTTACATCTTGACCGAGAAGCAAGAGACTTAGATTTCAAACACAATCTAGAGCAAAAACAAAAAATTGTGGCTCGTGTTGAAGAATTGGTGAAAGAAGCTGACATCAATAAAGCATTTAGAGAATTACAGGATTTACATAGAATCTGGAAAGAAGATATTGGACCTGTTTCTAGAGAACATCGTGATGAAATATGGAATAAGTTTAGCGATTTGACTAAGCAAATGCATGATAAACGCGAAGTTTTGTTTGAAAACCAAAGAGGAACAGAGCTTGAGAATTTAGAAAAGAAAAAAGAGATTATCGCTAAAATTGAAGTTTTAGCTACTGAGAAAGTAAATGCTCATTCGCAATGGTTGGCCCAAATAGAAAAAATAGAAGCTTTAAGAACTGATTTCTTCTCTGCCGGAAAAGTACCTTCGGACGTAAATGAGGAAACTTGGGCGAGTTTTAAAACTGCAGTTAGAAATTTTAATTCTTTCAAAAATTCGTTTTACAAAGATATTAAGAAAGATCAAAACGATAATTTAAGCAAGAAAACAGCGCTTGTTGCTAAAGCCAAAGAATTACAGGAAAATCTTGACTTTGCTGCGACTACTCCAATAATGAAGCAAATTCAGGATGAGTGGAAACAAATAGGTCATGTACCTAGAAAATATTCAGATAAAATTTGGAAAGAGTTTAAAGATGCCTGTAATCATTATTTTGACAAATTAAAAGAGCAAAAAAATGAAGAAAACGGCGAAGAAGTAGAAGCTTTTGACAATAAAAAAGCCTACTTAGAAACCCTGAGAGAATTCCAGTTGACTGGTGATCACAAAACGGATTTAGATGCCATAAAATTACATATTGAAACTTGGAAAAACTTTGGAAAAGTGCCTTTCCCAAGAAGGCATATTGAAGGAAAATTCAATAAAATTCTGGATGCCCTTTTTGAAAAATTGAGTTTAAGTAAAAAAGACACTGATATGATGCGTTTTTCCAATAGAATGGATAATCTATCAGAAAGTAATGATACTCGCAAACTGGATAACGAAAAAATATTCCTGATGCGTAAAATTGAGGAAGTGCAAAATGAAATTTTCCAATTGGAAAATAATATTCAGTTTTTCGCTAATACCAGAAATGCAAAAAAAGAAAATTCTATTGTATTAGAAGTTCGTAAAAATATAGCCATCCACAAAGAAAGTCTTGATGTTTGGAAAGAAAAGCTAAAACAATTGAGAAATTTGAAAATAGAATAA
- the hemN gene encoding oxygen-independent coproporphyrinogen III oxidase has protein sequence MKNSLIQKYNVPGPRYTSYPTVPYWDDTDFSEKTWIESLKKSFTSSNSAEGISLYIHLPFCESLCTFCGCNKRITKNHGVEHPYIEALLKEWAIYCTILGEKPTIKEIHLGGGTPTFFSTKNLEDLINGIFSHANKAKDHEFSFEGHPNNTTHEHLQKLYDLGFRRVSFGVQDYSEKVQKAIHREQPFHNVAKVTFWAREIGYTSIGHDIIFGLPFQEIEDVIDTIEKTKSLQPDRLAFYSYAHVPWIKGNGQRGFNDEDIPKDDKKRILYETGKKLLYENGYHEIGMDHFALKTDSLYDSFQNGKLHRNFMGYSSSKTQLMIGLGVSSISDSWFSFTQNVKNLEDYYQILEWDKLPVFRGHLLTDEDLIIRRHILNLMCQFETSWQKNQEYFEEIPEVLVQLKEMEQDGLVIINKNTIQVTEKGKPYVRNICMAFDLRLKRKAPETELFSMTI, from the coding sequence ATGAAAAATTCGCTAATTCAAAAATACAATGTTCCAGGACCTCGATACACAAGTTATCCAACGGTTCCTTATTGGGATGATACTGATTTTTCAGAAAAAACATGGATTGAAAGTTTAAAAAAATCATTTACATCAAGTAATAGTGCTGAAGGAATAAGTTTGTATATCCATTTGCCTTTTTGCGAAAGCTTATGCACTTTTTGTGGTTGTAACAAACGAATCACTAAAAACCATGGTGTTGAACATCCTTATATTGAAGCACTTTTAAAAGAATGGGCTATCTATTGTACGATTCTTGGAGAAAAACCAACTATAAAAGAAATTCATTTGGGCGGTGGAACCCCTACCTTTTTCTCAACAAAAAATCTGGAGGATTTAATAAACGGAATCTTCTCACATGCCAATAAAGCTAAAGACCATGAATTTAGTTTTGAAGGTCATCCAAATAATACAACGCATGAACATTTACAAAAACTCTATGATTTAGGTTTCCGCAGAGTAAGCTTTGGTGTTCAGGATTATTCTGAAAAAGTTCAAAAAGCAATTCACAGGGAACAGCCTTTTCATAATGTTGCAAAAGTTACTTTTTGGGCCAGAGAGATTGGTTATACTTCCATAGGTCATGATATTATATTTGGATTACCATTTCAGGAAATTGAAGATGTAATTGATACCATTGAGAAAACAAAATCATTACAACCGGATCGATTGGCTTTTTATAGCTACGCACACGTTCCCTGGATAAAAGGAAACGGACAACGCGGTTTCAATGATGAAGATATTCCTAAAGATGATAAAAAGCGAATACTTTATGAAACAGGCAAAAAATTATTATATGAAAATGGTTATCATGAAATAGGAATGGATCATTTTGCTTTGAAAACGGACAGTTTATATGATTCTTTTCAAAACGGAAAACTGCATCGCAATTTCATGGGATATAGTTCCTCAAAAACTCAATTAATGATTGGATTGGGTGTTTCCTCTATTAGTGACAGTTGGTTTAGTTTTACTCAAAATGTAAAAAATCTAGAGGATTATTATCAAATATTAGAATGGGACAAATTACCTGTTTTTAGAGGGCATCTATTGACTGATGAAGACCTCATCATCCGAAGACACATCTTGAATTTAATGTGCCAATTTGAAACTTCTTGGCAAAAAAACCAAGAGTATTTTGAAGAAATTCCTGAAGTTTTAGTTCAGTTAAAAGAAATGGAACAAGATGGGTTAGTTATCATAAATAAAAATACTATTCAGGTTACCGAAAAAGGGAAACCTTATGTTCGCAATATTTGTATGGCATTTGATTTACGTTTAAAAAGGAAAGCTCCAGAAACCGAATTATTTTCGATGACAATCTAG
- a CDS encoding sulfite exporter TauE/SafE family protein: protein MLYTAFLFGLISSFHCIGMCGPIAMMLPVDRTNQAKKVTQIITYHLGRLTAYATIGFIFGLVGKGFFMAGLQQKLSIFIGVAMIIIVLTPDKLFARYNFSKPVFKVISKIKSTLGSQFKNKSYKSLFTIGLLNGFLPCGMVYVALFGAIAMQSESLGVLYMILFGLGTVPLMSSVVYINSFLTVSIRNNIQKAIPYVAVIIGVLFILRGLGLGIPYISPSNISLFVQANPNCH, encoded by the coding sequence ATGCTATACACAGCTTTCCTTTTCGGTTTGATAAGTAGTTTTCACTGCATAGGAATGTGTGGACCTATTGCTATGATGTTACCGGTAGATAGAACGAATCAAGCAAAAAAAGTCACTCAAATTATCACGTATCATTTAGGAAGATTAACGGCGTACGCTACTATTGGTTTTATTTTTGGATTGGTGGGTAAAGGTTTTTTTATGGCTGGTTTACAGCAGAAATTATCTATATTTATTGGCGTTGCCATGATTATTATCGTTTTAACTCCTGATAAATTATTTGCTAGATATAATTTTTCAAAACCAGTTTTTAAAGTTATTTCCAAAATAAAATCGACTTTAGGAAGTCAGTTTAAAAACAAGAGTTACAAATCACTATTTACTATCGGTTTGCTTAATGGGTTTTTACCTTGCGGAATGGTTTATGTAGCCTTATTTGGTGCTATTGCCATGCAAAGTGAAAGTCTGGGGGTTTTGTATATGATTTTATTTGGATTAGGAACCGTTCCTTTGATGAGTAGTGTGGTGTATATTAATTCATTTTTGACAGTTTCTATTCGAAACAACATTCAAAAAGCAATTCCTTATGTAGCTGTTATTATAGGCGTATTATTCATCTTGAGAGGATTGGGATTGGGAATTCCATATATATCACCATCCAATATCAGTTTGTTTGTACAGGCAAATCCTAATTGTCATTAA
- a CDS encoding FixH family protein, translated as MKFNWGTGIVIAFGLFMTFILYFVFKVQSDSKYDNELVVEEYYKHDVHFGDEMIRIQNAHDLAQKPIITTTSEGVTIVFPDVFVPKNIKGKVSLYRPSTKKLDFEIPISLSNPTLLIPKKSLAGGRWDINMEWQYEGKSYLTKETIYIN; from the coding sequence ATGAAATTTAATTGGGGAACAGGAATCGTCATTGCATTTGGTCTGTTTATGACCTTCATTTTGTATTTTGTTTTCAAAGTTCAATCGGATTCAAAATATGATAATGAATTGGTTGTTGAAGAGTATTACAAGCATGATGTCCATTTTGGAGATGAGATGATACGAATTCAAAACGCACATGATTTAGCTCAAAAGCCAATAATAACGACTACTTCAGAGGGTGTTACAATTGTATTCCCAGATGTATTTGTTCCAAAAAACATTAAAGGAAAAGTGTCCCTTTACAGACCGTCTACTAAAAAATTAGATTTTGAAATTCCAATTTCGCTATCTAATCCTACTTTGCTCATACCTAAAAAAAGTTTGGCAGGCGGTCGTTGGGACATTAATATGGAATGGCAATATGAAGGTAAATCGTATTTGACCAAAGAAACTATATACATCAATTAG
- the ccoG gene encoding cytochrome c oxidase accessory protein CcoG yields the protein MSKLPDEAFRDTIGTIDEEGNRKFIFPKKPSGKFYDYRKWVSYFLLIVLVANPFVKVNGNQFMMFNVLERRFNIFGFPFWPQDFYLFVLFMIVGVVFVILFTVIFGRIFCGWICPQTIFLEMVFRRIEYWIEGDRGAQIRLEKQEWNAEKIRKKGLKWFVFLIISFFIANVFLAYLISSDTLFLMIEEGPENHVSTLASLLIFTGVFYFIFAWFREQVCIIACPYGRLQGVLLDDKSINVAYDFVRGEKESGRAKFNKQEDRVTTGKGDCIDCKQCVNVCPTGIDIRNGTQLECINCTACIDECDTIMDSVGLPKGLIRYASEDEIEKKIKFKFTPRMKGYSAVLFILTGILIGLLFLRTDVEASILRLPGQLFQHKGDNISNIYTFKIINKTNNDFNDIHFKLVGIKGTLKVVGKQDLKVPKQGMNGGTLFVEINQNLLDSDKTKLKIDVYNGTKKIETSTTSFLSPRSFD from the coding sequence ATGTCAAAATTACCAGACGAAGCTTTTAGAGATACCATCGGAACGATTGACGAAGAAGGAAATCGAAAATTTATTTTTCCTAAAAAACCTTCCGGTAAGTTTTACGATTATAGAAAGTGGGTCAGTTATTTTTTGTTGATTGTTCTGGTTGCTAATCCTTTTGTAAAGGTTAATGGCAATCAGTTCATGATGTTTAATGTGCTTGAAAGAAGATTTAATATTTTTGGATTTCCTTTTTGGCCACAAGATTTTTATCTTTTCGTTCTTTTTATGATTGTTGGAGTCGTATTCGTGATTCTTTTTACGGTGATTTTTGGACGAATATTTTGCGGATGGATTTGTCCGCAGACTATCTTTTTAGAAATGGTATTTCGCAGAATTGAATATTGGATTGAAGGAGATCGTGGCGCCCAAATTCGTTTAGAAAAACAAGAATGGAACGCTGAAAAAATTAGAAAAAAAGGTCTTAAATGGTTTGTATTTCTAATCATTTCCTTTTTTATTGCCAATGTTTTTCTGGCCTATCTTATCAGTAGTGATACCTTGTTTTTAATGATTGAAGAAGGACCGGAAAATCATGTAAGCACTTTGGCTTCACTATTGATTTTTACTGGTGTATTCTATTTTATTTTTGCGTGGTTTAGAGAACAAGTTTGTATTATAGCCTGCCCTTACGGAAGATTGCAAGGGGTTTTATTAGATGATAAATCGATAAATGTCGCCTATGATTTTGTTCGTGGTGAGAAAGAATCAGGAAGAGCTAAATTCAATAAACAAGAGGATAGAGTCACAACTGGAAAAGGAGATTGTATTGATTGTAAACAATGTGTAAATGTTTGTCCTACCGGAATTGATATTCGTAACGGAACGCAATTAGAATGTATCAATTGTACTGCTTGTATCGATGAATGTGATACTATTATGGATAGTGTTGGATTACCCAAAGGCTTAATACGGTACGCTTCTGAAGATGAAATTGAGAAAAAAATCAAGTTCAAATTCACACCAAGAATGAAAGGCTATTCTGCAGTATTGTTTATTTTGACAGGCATTCTTATAGGATTATTATTTTTACGCACAGATGTTGAAGCCAGTATCTTGAGATTACCAGGACAATTGTTTCAGCACAAAGGAGATAACATCAGTAACATCTATACGTTTAAAATTATCAATAAAACCAACAATGATTTTAATGATATTCATTTCAAATTAGTTGGGATAAAAGGGACTTTAAAAGTAGTGGGAAAACAGGATCTTAAAGTGCCTAAACAAGGTATGAATGGAGGGACTTTATTTGTGGAAATCAATCAAAATTTATTGGACAGTGATAAAACAAAATTAAAAATTGATGTCTATAACGGTACTAAAAAAATAGAGACAAGCACAACGAGTTTTTTAAGTCCGCGAAGTTTTGATTAG
- a CDS encoding cbb3-type cytochrome c oxidase N-terminal domain-containing protein — MKKLIPAYVRVPVIFFAVFGAMEYFIDSGDRPAFIKFPMVAVFLFVFLFLLIAIEITMSAVDNITYQLMTEEQKQKLENVTSISFKEKAWFKNLMESLTKSVPLESEDQLLLEHDYDGIKELDNNLPPWWVYLFYACILFGVVYMVRYEVLGADNQEMELKKEVAQAKIDIAEYMKTAPDLMDEKTVVLLTEPADLAAGKEIFTTNCVACHRADAGGQIGPNLTDNHWILGGGIKNLFHTITNGGRDGKGMIAWKGTLKPKEIQHVASYVLSLQGSNPKDPKAPDGEIWVDENAPKTDATVTLKTDSTPIKK; from the coding sequence ATGAAAAAATTAATTCCAGCATATGTAAGAGTACCGGTTATTTTCTTTGCTGTATTTGGAGCAATGGAGTATTTTATTGACTCAGGTGACAGACCGGCTTTTATAAAATTTCCAATGGTTGCTGTCTTTTTGTTTGTATTTCTATTCCTTTTAATAGCGATCGAAATTACTATGAGCGCAGTTGATAATATTACCTATCAATTGATGACAGAAGAACAGAAACAAAAATTGGAAAATGTTACTTCGATCAGTTTTAAAGAAAAAGCATGGTTCAAAAACTTGATGGAAAGCTTAACAAAGTCAGTGCCATTAGAAAGCGAAGATCAATTATTATTGGAGCATGATTATGACGGAATCAAGGAATTAGATAATAATTTGCCACCATGGTGGGTATATTTATTCTATGCTTGTATTCTTTTTGGGGTTGTTTATATGGTTCGATATGAGGTTTTAGGAGCCGACAATCAAGAAATGGAGCTTAAAAAAGAAGTGGCTCAAGCCAAAATTGATATTGCTGAATACATGAAAACTGCTCCAGATTTGATGGATGAAAAAACAGTTGTTTTATTGACAGAACCAGCAGATTTGGCAGCTGGTAAAGAGATTTTCACAACCAATTGTGTGGCTTGTCACAGAGCTGATGCCGGAGGACAAATTGGTCCAAACTTAACGGATAATCATTGGATTTTGGGTGGCGGAATCAAGAATTTATTTCACACCATTACAAACGGTGGGCGTGATGGAAAAGGAATGATTGCCTGGAAAGGAACTTTGAAGCCAAAAGAAATTCAACACGTTGCGAGTTATGTATTGTCTTTACAAGGAAGTAATCCAAAAGATCCAAAAGCACCAGATGGTGAAATTTGGGTTGATGAGAATGCTCCAAAAACAGATGCTACTGTTACTTTAAAAACAGATAGCACTCCAATTAAAAAATAA
- a CDS encoding cbb3-type cytochrome c oxidase subunit 3 — protein MFEQIKHNMETIEGVAIYPILSLLIFFVFFIGLGIWVFSYKKEKITELSQIPLNDNKIV, from the coding sequence ATGTTCGAACAAATTAAACACAATATGGAGACTATCGAGGGAGTTGCGATATATCCAATCCTATCGTTATTAATCTTCTTCGTCTTTTTCATTGGACTTGGAATTTGGGTTTTCTCTTATAAAAAAGAAAAGATTACTGAATTAAGCCAAATCCCTTTGAACGACAATAAAATAGTATAA
- the ccoN gene encoding cytochrome-c oxidase, cbb3-type subunit I: MEMQQFYYDNKIVKKFIYATIVFGVVGMLVGLTLAFMFLFPNITDGISWLSYGRLRPLHTNAVIFAFVGNAMFAGIYYSLQRLLKARMFNDFLSNLHFWGWQLIIVAAAISLPLGYSSSKEYAELEWPIDIAIALIWVVFGINMIGTILKRRERHLYVAIWFYLATFVTVAVLHIFNSLELPVSAMKSYSVYAGVQDALVQWWYGHNAVAFFLTTPFLGLMYYYVPKAANRPVYSYRLSIVHFWSLIFIYIWAGPHHLLYSALPNWAQNLGVAFSIMLIAPSWGGMINGLLTLRGVWDKVRVDPVLKFFVVAITGYGMATFEGPMLSLKNVNAIAHYTDWIIAHVHVGALAWNGFMAFGMIYWLIPRMTKSTLYSLKLANFHFWIGTLGIILYTIPMYVAGFLQASMWKQFNPDGTLTYGNFLETVTQIMPMYWMRAIGGTLYLIGMFSLVYNIIQTVRLGSKIEDELAEAPELIKISSGRVKGEKFHPWLERKPIQLTILATVAILIGGVIQIVPTIMVKSNIPTIASVKPYSPLELEGRDLYIREGCVGCHSQSVRPFRSEVERYGPQSKAGEFVYDHPFLWGSKRTGPDLLRVGGKYNDNWHFNHFWSPQSISAGSIMPGYKWLFDNKPMDISLTQSKMKAMVTLGVPYTDAQVANGLNDLRAQAIKIEESLKNDPDFVKSYNDSKKKAEARGEKFIPMNEREIVAMIAYIQRLGTDIKVKDIAKK; the protein is encoded by the coding sequence ATGGAAATGCAGCAGTTTTATTATGACAACAAAATTGTAAAAAAATTCATTTACGCAACCATCGTGTTTGGGGTTGTAGGAATGTTAGTGGGGCTTACATTAGCCTTTATGTTCCTTTTTCCCAATATAACCGATGGAATTTCGTGGTTGAGTTATGGTCGATTGAGACCTTTACACACGAATGCAGTTATCTTTGCTTTTGTGGGAAATGCAATGTTTGCAGGGATTTATTACTCTTTGCAACGATTGTTGAAAGCGAGGATGTTTAATGATTTTTTGAGTAATCTTCATTTTTGGGGATGGCAATTGATTATTGTTGCTGCAGCCATATCATTGCCTCTTGGGTATAGTTCTTCAAAAGAATATGCTGAATTAGAATGGCCTATAGATATTGCAATTGCGCTAATTTGGGTTGTTTTTGGTATCAATATGATTGGAACCATTTTAAAACGTAGAGAGCGCCATTTGTATGTTGCAATTTGGTTTTACTTGGCAACTTTTGTTACTGTAGCAGTTTTGCATATTTTCAATAGTTTAGAACTGCCGGTTTCTGCTATGAAAAGCTATTCAGTTTATGCAGGAGTTCAAGATGCGTTAGTGCAATGGTGGTACGGTCATAATGCAGTTGCGTTTTTCTTGACAACACCTTTTTTAGGATTAATGTATTACTATGTTCCTAAAGCGGCAAATCGTCCCGTGTATTCTTATAGATTATCTATTGTTCACTTTTGGTCATTGATTTTTATTTATATCTGGGCTGGACCTCACCACTTGTTATATTCAGCGTTGCCTAACTGGGCACAAAATTTAGGAGTTGCTTTTTCTATCATGTTGATTGCACCATCTTGGGGTGGAATGATAAACGGACTTTTAACTTTGAGAGGAGTCTGGGATAAAGTGCGAGTAGATCCAGTTTTAAAATTCTTTGTTGTAGCCATTACTGGTTACGGAATGGCAACTTTTGAAGGGCCAATGTTATCACTTAAAAATGTAAACGCTATTGCGCATTACACGGACTGGATTATTGCTCACGTTCACGTAGGTGCTTTAGCTTGGAATGGATTTATGGCTTTTGGTATGATATATTGGTTGATTCCTAGAATGACTAAAAGTACTTTGTATTCTCTTAAATTAGCTAATTTTCACTTTTGGATTGGTACTTTAGGGATTATTTTATATACAATACCAATGTATGTTGCCGGTTTCTTGCAAGCTTCTATGTGGAAACAATTTAATCCTGATGGGACGTTAACTTATGGTAACTTCCTTGAAACGGTAACTCAAATTATGCCAATGTATTGGATGAGAGCTATTGGTGGAACTCTTTATTTAATTGGGATGTTTTCTTTAGTGTATAATATTATCCAAACCGTTAGATTGGGTTCTAAAATTGAAGACGAATTAGCTGAAGCTCCTGAATTAATTAAAATTAGCTCAGGTAGAGTTAAAGGAGAGAAATTTCACCCTTGGTTAGAAAGAAAACCTATTCAATTGACAATTTTAGCAACTGTTGCTATTTTAATTGGAGGTGTTATTCAAATTGTACCTACGATTATGGTGAAATCAAATATCCCAACAATAGCCAGTGTAAAACCTTATTCACCATTAGAATTGGAAGGACGTGATTTATACATTCGTGAAGGTTGTGTAGGTTGTCATTCTCAATCTGTTCGTCCTTTCCGTAGTGAAGTGGAACGTTATGGACCACAATCTAAAGCAGGAGAATTTGTATACGATCATCCATTCCTTTGGGGGTCAAAACGTACAGGTCCAGATTTGTTAAGAGTTGGGGGTAAATACAATGATAACTGGCATTTTAACCATTTTTGGAGCCCTCAAAGTATATCTGCAGGTTCAATTATGCCAGGTTATAAATGGCTTTTTGATAATAAACCGATGGATATTTCTCTAACGCAAAGCAAGATGAAAGCCATGGTGACACTTGGAGTTCCTTATACTGATGCTCAAGTTGCCAATGGGTTGAATGATTTAAGAGCGCAAGCCATTAAAATTGAAGAAAGCTTGAAAAACGATCCTGATTTTGTAAAAAGTTATAATGATAGCAAGAAAAAAGCAGAAGCAAGGGGAGAAAAATTTATTCCAATGAATGAAAGGGAAATCGTTGCAATGATTGCTTACATACAAAGACTTGGAACAGATATTAAAGTAAAAGATATCGCTAAAAAATAA
- the ccoS gene encoding cbb3-type cytochrome oxidase assembly protein CcoS: MSVIYLLISISIIVAIGFFIAFIRAVKTGQYDDDYTPSVRMLFDDELLKGTQNEERPEKQDEK, translated from the coding sequence ATGAGTGTCATTTATTTATTAATCTCCATCAGTATAATAGTCGCTATAGGCTTCTTTATTGCTTTTATAAGAGCTGTAAAAACTGGTCAATATGACGATGATTATACGCCATCTGTCAGAATGCTTTTTGACGATGAGCTTTTGAAAGGAACCCAAAACGAAGAGAGACCAGAAAAACAAGATGAGAAGTAA